The nucleotide window AAGGATGTATCCCAAGCAAAGCATTGCTTCGCAGTGCTGAGGTTTATGCTACCGCAAAGAAAAGCGAAGAATTTGGCGTGACGACAGGTGAAGTTGGCGTCAACTTCGTAAAGGTTCAGGAAAGAAAAGAGAAAATCGTCGAGCAGCTGCACCGTGGTGTACAGCATCTGATGAAACAGGGCAAGATCGATGTTTATGAAGGTCTGGGAAGAATCTTGGGCCCATCCATCTTCTCGCCGATGCCAGGAACCATTTCTGTAGAGATGAACAATGGCGAAGAAAATGAAATGCTGATCCCGAAGAATGTCATCGTTGCGACAGGTTCAAGACCTAGAACATTGCCTGGTCTTGAAGCAGATGGGCAATATGTGATGACATCAGACGAAGCGCTTGTCATGGAGGATCTTCCTAAGTCAATCATCATCGTTGGCGGTGGTGTAATCGGAATCGAATGGGCTTCCATGCTCGCTGATTTTGGCTCTGCTGTGACTGTGATTGAGTATGCAGATCGAATTGTTCCAACCGAAGACAAGGAAGTTTCAAGAGAAATGCAGCGTGCGATGAAGAAAAAAGGCGTGAAAATCGTAACAAACGCGAAAGTCTTATCAGAGACCCTGCAAAAAGCTGATGGTGTCACGATCAGCGCAGAGGTTAAAGGTGAAACGAAGGAATTTTCTGCTGATAAATTGCTTGTTTCAGTTGGACGCCAGGCAAATGTTGAAGGAATCGGACTTGAGAATACAGAAATACAGCTGGAAAAAGGATTCATTCAGACAAACGAATTTTTCCAGACAAAAGAATCTCATATCTATGGAATTGGCGATGTGATTGGAGGCTTGCAGCTTGCGCATTTGGCTTCACATGAAGGAATAGTGGCAGTTGAGCACATTGCCAATCAAAATCCGCACCCAATCGACTATACGCTTGTCTCAAAATGCATATACAGCTCTCCAGAGGCTGCCAGTGTTG belongs to Mesobacillus subterraneus and includes:
- the lpdA gene encoding dihydrolipoyl dehydrogenase, whose translation is MAQEYDLVILGGGTGGYVAAIRASQLGLKTAIVEKGKLGGTCLHKGCIPSKALLRSAEVYATAKKSEEFGVTTGEVGVNFVKVQERKEKIVEQLHRGVQHLMKQGKIDVYEGLGRILGPSIFSPMPGTISVEMNNGEENEMLIPKNVIVATGSRPRTLPGLEADGQYVMTSDEALVMEDLPKSIIIVGGGVIGIEWASMLADFGSAVTVIEYADRIVPTEDKEVSREMQRAMKKKGVKIVTNAKVLSETLQKADGVTISAEVKGETKEFSADKLLVSVGRQANVEGIGLENTEIQLEKGFIQTNEFFQTKESHIYGIGDVIGGLQLAHLASHEGIVAVEHIANQNPHPIDYTLVSKCIYSSPEAASVGLTEDEAKEKGHDVKTGKFSFKAIGKALVYGESDGFVKIIADKETNDILGVHMIGPHVTDMISEAGLAKVLDATPWEIAHTIHPHPTLSEAIGEAALAVDGKAIHS